In Rhodamnia argentea isolate NSW1041297 chromosome 4, ASM2092103v1, whole genome shotgun sequence, the following proteins share a genomic window:
- the LOC115743440 gene encoding toll/interleukin-1 receptor-like protein isoform X2 encodes MHRLIFGHSFTEFMAPILLLGIAFYFLNKKKASVHENPEDADTSGSGSVTAPTGTNSGGSGSSPTDTTNGSSSSSIATTGNGYDIFLSFRGRDTQNGFASHLYNRLRFAQIPPFRDDVELHQGEKIGPDLLVAIKNSKIMIPILSENYGTSSWCLDELAQVMECKKNNPETIALPIFYKVAPADVRRQIGKFGEAFRDRNTRLRERNFDPTILKKWEDALKEVGDLRGREVNGHEGECLSTYSAAL; translated from the coding sequence ATGCATCGTCTCATTTTTGGGCATTCTTTCACCGAGTTCATGGCACCAATCCTTCTCCTTGGGATCGCGTTCTATtttctcaataagaagaaagctAGCGTGCATGAAAATCCGGAAGATGCTGATACTAGTGGATCTGGTTCGGTGACTGCACCGACCGGAACTAATTCTGGTGGATCTGGTTCGTCTCCGACTGACACTACTAACGGTTCGTCCAGTTCTTCAATTGCGACGACTGGAAATGGCTACGATAttttcttgagctttagaggccGAGATACTCAAAATGGCTTCGCCAGTCACCTCTACAATAGGCTCCGCTTTGCCCAAATTCCCCCTTTCAGGGATGATGTGGAGCTCCACCAGGGTGAGAAGATCGGCCCAGATCTTTTGGTGGCCATCAAGAACAGTAAGATCATGATCCCCATTCTCTCCGAGAATTATGGTACGAGCAGTTGGTGCCTGGATGAGCTGGCTCAAGTGATGGAGTGCAAGAAGAATAACCCGGAGACTATAGCGTTGCCTATATTCTACAAAGTGGCACCCGCAGACGTGCGACGTCAAATTGGCAAGTTTGGAGAGGCATTTCGTGATCGTAACACGCGTTTGCGTGAGAGGAATTTCGACCCAACGATTTTGAAGAAATGGGAGGATGCCCTCAAAGAAGTCGGCGACTTGAGAGGACGGGAAGTCAATGG
- the LOC115743440 gene encoding toll/interleukin-1 receptor-like protein isoform X1 translates to MHRLIFGHSFTEFMAPILLLGIAFYFLNKKKASVHENPEDADTSGSGSVTAPTGTNSGGSGSSPTDTTNGSSSSSIATTGNGYDIFLSFRGRDTQNGFASHLYNRLRFAQIPPFRDDVELHQGEKIGPDLLVAIKNSKIMIPILSENYGTSSWCLDELAQVMECKKNNPETIALPIFYKVAPADVRRQIGKFGEAFRDRNTRLRERNFDPTILKKWEDALKEVGDLRGREVNGSEAAVIDSVVEQVLLELKKKFELVIPENLIGTNSHVKKVDRP, encoded by the exons ATGCATCGTCTCATTTTTGGGCATTCTTTCACCGAGTTCATGGCACCAATCCTTCTCCTTGGGATCGCGTTCTATtttctcaataagaagaaagctAGCGTGCATGAAAATCCGGAAGATGCTGATACTAGTGGATCTGGTTCGGTGACTGCACCGACCGGAACTAATTCTGGTGGATCTGGTTCGTCTCCGACTGACACTACTAACGGTTCGTCCAGTTCTTCAATTGCGACGACTGGAAATGGCTACGATAttttcttgagctttagaggccGAGATACTCAAAATGGCTTCGCCAGTCACCTCTACAATAGGCTCCGCTTTGCCCAAATTCCCCCTTTCAGGGATGATGTGGAGCTCCACCAGGGTGAGAAGATCGGCCCAGATCTTTTGGTGGCCATCAAGAACAGTAAGATCATGATCCCCATTCTCTCCGAGAATTATGGTACGAGCAGTTGGTGCCTGGATGAGCTGGCTCAAGTGATGGAGTGCAAGAAGAATAACCCGGAGACTATAGCGTTGCCTATATTCTACAAAGTGGCACCCGCAGACGTGCGACGTCAAATTGGCAAGTTTGGAGAGGCATTTCGTGATCGTAACACGCGTTTGCGTGAGAGGAATTTCGACCCAACGATTTTGAAGAAATGGGAGGATGCCCTCAAAGAAGTCGGCGACTTGAGAGGACGGGAAGTCAATGG GTCTGAAGCAGCAGTGATAGATTCGGTTGTCGAACAAGTGTTACTCGAGctaaagaaaaagtttgagttggTTATTCCTGAGAATTTGATTGGAACTAATAGTCATGTGAAGAAGG TGGATCGTCCGTAA